A genomic stretch from Puntigrus tetrazona isolate hp1 unplaced genomic scaffold, ASM1883169v1 S000000006, whole genome shotgun sequence includes:
- the si:dkey-45k15.1 gene encoding exocyst complex component 3-like protein 4 — protein sequence MEKSPTSNVKGIFRRFSLFSKDDGHITKKQSLWSLKSSLSEDKDKKDIAEKFEFEAKEIPLTPCSVLQIKDYIQTDMLKEAYLNLLSLRLELRLEQSSLGERECHSNLDNKKKDLDLLYDALMDKMSAIVRNSSGLPSCNKELLVYVSCIILEEEKKQGEPGAMEGWREAWKEAVLNGVRDTLKNVPLDSREQNASWLAVHLGLLGKAVVEDLERVKTELLSSYPADFNVLETYVSCHHEAVGEHLKRLLLNVTELKDYYALLDFIIHRYPSDLREQQRALIMEEDLNKIKTSYCHCQKEDFKLSLEKCILLETEVWKKKKSPERTEDGFLTSKIHVDICQLIAGYYGNLQKIDENLGKSVVSSCLEELNPFFTRFEKEFSQQIVSLLNSDLLDYCLWVEYHITYINSFSSLKENLQSYKDSCSAQVEKEVDGLTQRLRQCLMDHFKSEVKPYMDGMMTKKWLKSDADFNEVVSRIETYSGLCKSMRAPSAQMFVDDVHYYVAKEYVSQLMKKKYSCKKNKNEDAAIKIKKQWNELRKLFVEMGSSLKWLYPLGNYLSDIIGMEIEKNIKDLLNPLVTDYPDISKKHLLAVLSFRDNGFSLEKNSVINRFTVLKRDAGNTSHQYSFFTDIE from the exons ATGGAAAAATCTCCCACTTCTAATG TGAAGGGCATCTTTCGCAGATtttctttattcagtaaagacgaTGGACatattacaaagaaacaatCGCTTTGGTCACTGAAATCATCTTTATCGGAGGATAAAGACAAGAAAGACATCGCAGAGAAATTCGAGTTTGAGGCCAAAGAGATTCCTCTAACGCCATGCTCAG TTTTGCAGATCAAAGATTATATTCAAACAGACATGCTGAAGGAGGCATATCTGAACCTGCTTTCCCTGCGTCTGGAGCTCAGGTTAGAACAGAGCTCTCTGGGGGAACGAGAATGTCACTCAAATCtggataataaaaagaaagaccTTGATCTGTTGTATGACGCACTAATGGACAAAATGTCAGCCATTGTGCGCAACTCCAGTGGTCTTCCCTCGTGCAACAAAGAGCTGCTGGTGTATGTGTCATGCATTATCctggaggaagagaagaaacaGGGGGAGCCAGGAGcgatggagggatggagggaagCGTGGAAAGAGGCCGTACTGAACGGGGTTCGAGATACACTGAAGAATGTTCCTCTGGACAGCCGCGAGCAGAACGCTTCTTGGCTGGCAGTACATCTGGGGCTTCTGGGTAAAGCTGTGGTGGAGGATTTGGAGAGAGTGAAGACTGAGCTTCTGAGCTCGTATCCAGCAGACTTCAATGTGCTTGAAACCTATGTGTCCTGCCACCATGAGGCTGTAGGGGAGCATCTAAAGAGACTTCTGCTAAACGTGACCGAGCTGAAGGATTACTACGCTCTTCTGGATTTTATTATTCATCGCTACCCCAG TGATCTGCGAGAACAACAGAGAGCTCTTATAATGGAGGAAGatctgaacaaaataaaaacctctTACTGTCATTGCCAAAAG GAGGACTTTAAACTTTCACTGGAGAAATGCATCCTGCTTGAAACAGAAGtgtggaaaaagaagaaatctcCTGAAAGAACGGAAGATGGATTCCTCACATCAAAAATACACGTGGACATCTGCCAG CTGATAGCGGGTTATTATGGGAATCTTCAGAAGATTGATGAGAATCTGGGGAAGTCAGTTGTAAGCTCCTGTTTAGAGGAGCTAAACCCATTTTTTACAAG aTTTGAAAAAGAGTTTTCACAGCAAATCGTCTCTCTGTTGAACTCTGACCTGTTGGATTACTGTCTTTGGGTTGAATATCACATCACCTACATCAATAGCTTCAGTTCGCTCAA AGAGAATTTGCAGAGCTATAAAGATAGCTGTTCAGCTCAGGTGGAGAAAGAAGTGGATGGACTGACTCAGAGACTCAGACAGTGCCTGATGGATCATTTCAAATCTGAGGTCAAG CCTTACATGGATGGcatgatgacaaaaaaatggCTGAAATCGGATGCAGATTTTAATGAAGTGGTTTCCAGAATAGAGACTTATTCTGGACTCTGTAAATCCATGAGAGCTCCATCAGCCCAA ATGTTCGTGGACGATGTGCACTATTACGTAGCCAAAGAATATGTCTCCCAgctgatgaagaaaaaatattcgtgcaaaaaaaacaaaaacgaagatgctgccataaaaataaaaaaacagtggaATGAACTCAGGAAGCTATTTGTGGAAATG GGTTCATCCTTAAAATGGCTTTATCCACTGGGAAATTACCTTAGTGACATTATTGGAATGGAAattgagaaaaatataaaagatcTGTTAAATCCGTTGGTTACTGATTACCCAGACATCAG CAAGAAGCATTTGCTAGCTGTTCTGTCCTTCAGAGACAATGGTTTTAGTTTGGAAAAGAACAGTGTTATTAATCGCTTTACTGTGCTTAAACGGGACGCCGGGAACACAAGTCATCAGTACTCCTTCTTCACTGATATCGAG TGA